A window of Variovorax paradoxus genomic DNA:
CCTTCTTGATGGTGTGGAACGTCAGCTGGCTGGTGCTGACCTCGCTGATCATGGTGGTCATCGACCGCGCCGAAGGCGACATCGACGCGCCCGCCACGGCTCCCGGAGGTTCGAAGTGAACGCCGCGCTGGCCGTCATCGCGCTCTTCGTGGTCGGCGCGCTGGGCCTGGCGGTGCTCGCGCGGCGCGGGCGCACCATGAGCCTGGAGCAATGGGCGCTCGGCGGGCGCGGGCTGGGCGCGATCATGGTGTTCCTGCTGATGGCGGGCGAGTCTTTCTCGACCTTCACCTTCCT
This region includes:
- a CDS encoding DUF3311 domain-containing protein, encoding MKSAKWLAALPVAAFFSGGWLSSVAPTFVLGMPFLMVWNVSWLVLTSLIMVVIDRAEGDIDAPATAPGGSK